CCGAAGCTTCCTGAGGTAATTTTAACCAGTATCCACTCTAGAACAATACCAAAAAAGGTAAGTTACTTACCACCCCAGGCAGGCACATACCTAATCATTGGCCTTTCATGAATTAGACCCTTAAGATGTTCAGAGCTAAAACTGCTTTAAGCACTAAAGTTAGAGCAGCCAAGCCAAGTATTCCTGTCCTGGGCCATTGGCCCTTTTATTAAAGCTAACTCTAAAGTGCTAGCTATTCTTACCCTCAGAATATAGTCTGAGCCCCTCAGCTGTCTTGTGGGAGAGAAGGTATTTTTAGGCCCTAGAACAGCTGATTTGGGATTTGCTGCAGGGGTTAGAGGGCCCAGGGGGAGGATTGAATTGCTAGGGGACAAAGGGGGAAGTGGGGAATTGCATCCAGGGGTCACGAGTCAGCACAGCACGGACTTTAGGATATATCAGTCCACACTgctgtttttggcttttttttttttttttttttttttaacagtctcactctgtcacctagggtggagtgcagtggcactgtcatggctaactgcagcctcaacctccctaggctcaagtgatccttccacctcagcctctctaagagctgggactacaggctcgtgccaccatgctggcctaatttttgtatttttttgtagagacgaggttttgccatgtttcccaggctggtctcaaattcctgaggcTCAAgaaatccgcctgcctcagcttcccgaagtgctgttATGACAGGAGTAAGCCAGCACACTGCCATTTTTGATCAGCAGAGTATCTTAATATAAGCCAGTGTCCAGACCAGCAGcaccagcatcacctggaaacaatcatttatatattaaaaatgcaagaaaaacacTGCAAAAAAATGCAAAGTATCAGCCTCCACCTGAATCAGAACCTCTAGATGTGGGGCCCCGCAAGCTGTTTTAACAGTCCCTCCAGGAGATTCTGATGCTCCCAGGAGATTTGGACAGGGCTGGAAGAAAGAATGATGACACTTCTCAACTTAAGAGTGTCTGTTCAAAACCAGGAATCCTCAGCTCCGAAAAAGtacatacataaaaatttcaAGGATGCACAGTCCCAGGTGAAAAGCACCTGCTCTTTGGCAACCTGGAAGCCTTTCTTTGGGTCTAAGTCTGATCTGCAGAGAAATCTCAGAGCTGAAAATACTTCAGATCATCTCCTCCAACCAGAGCAGGCATCTGCTCCATAATACCTTTGAGAAGCTTGGCTTTAACTTGACAATTTCAGAGATGGGGAGCTCCCCGCTTCAAAAGAGCTTGTTTCCAGCGACCCTTAAGTGAGTAGAGTTAGCTCTTGTTAACTCCTACATTGGTTATAGCAACCAAGTCACATTAACATGGTTGCAATATAGACTTACACCCCAAATAAAAGGAAACacatgggccgggtgtggtggctcactcctgtaatcccaacactttgggaggctgaggcgggcagaagTCTGATCTGCAAAGaggcccaggagttgaaggtcAGCCTAGgcaactggtgaaaccccgtatctacaaacaggacaaaaattagcttggtggagtggcacacacctgtagtcccagctacttgagaggctgaggtgggagtatcccttgagcctggggaggctgaggctgcagtaagctgtgactgGGCCACTTCCaccctggacgacagagtaagaccctgtctcaaaataaataaataaaggaaacacATGATATCCCTAAGTAGTAGAGGTGACCACATTATTTTCTAATAGGCCACCTCAGAACTCAGAGTGATGAAACTCAGAACCTTGGAGAACTCAGAGTGACgaaaaatcttcctttttttttttttttttttttttttgagacggagtctcactctgtcgcccagactggagtgcagtggcgcgatgtcggctcactgcaagctccgcctcccgggttcacgccattctcctgcctcagcctccggagtagctgggactacaggcgcccgccaccacgcccggctaatttctttttgtatttttagtagagacggggtttcaccgtgttagccaggatggtctcgatctcctgacctcgtgatccgcccgcctcggcctcccaaagtgctgatattacaggcttgagccaccgtgcccggcaaaaTCCTCCTTTATGTTAATCTGAAATCTACCTCCCAGGAACCTCCTACCCTGACCCTGGTTTTGACTTCGAAGCCACAAGAAGCAAACCCAAAGTCTTGCTTTCAAAAGTCAGTGTTTACTTTTCATAGGCCTCTCTTGGCACAAAGGTGCAGGGAGGATGGTCTCAGGCTGCTGGCCTGGCTTCTGGGCCAGGTGCTTCAGAAGATGCAGGTGCAGCCCACGGCGATGGTCTCCATGACCGCACGCTGGCGGCAAGGCCCTGTGCGGGGCGGTGGCGGGCAGAGGCGGCGGCGCACAGGCACCTGGCTGAACACCGGCACGCTTACCATGCTGCGGTCCTCCTGCATGGTGAAGGGGTTCACACAGCCCAGACACAGGCACCGTGCCTCCGGCAGGTCTGCGGGAATACGGCTGGGGTCGTGGTTGATGCTGtagggagcaggagaaagagcagAGCGGAAGGTGATCAAGAAAGGGCCAGTCATCACCCATACCCCACACACCTGCCTTTCCTAATCAAAGTTTTAATTTCCACAGCAAGACTGTGTTGGGCTGGAGGAAAGGCAGTAATCAACTCCGTGTtccacatgaggaaactgaagatcaTGGAAGGCAAGTTGAGAGCCCCAAGGTTATCCAGCTTCAAGGTCACCAGTCACCCAGCTTCCTTCTTTCATGCAGCCAGATGCCCACCCCAGTACTAGGTTATGCTGTGGGGATCGTGAAGTAGCCTAAGGCCTCCCtctgcctgccccacccccactgtGTTTATATTGTTGGGCAACTTAATCCACGGAAATAAAATgtggattatttttattgatgccTAATTTCCACTGGCAAGGAAGTCAGGAGGTCTGGGTTCTATTCTGACTTAATCTCCATTTATTCAACAGTTACATGCTCACCACATGAGCAGTTCTGTCCTAGATTTTAGGTGTTCACTGATGAACAAAGCAGGCAAGTTCCCTCCTGGTGCTCTCATGGAGCCTCGCATACAGGGACTTGCTTTGTGACTTCGTTTCTGCACCTCGGTTTCCCCATCTACTAAATACGGGACAAGGAAGTGGGTGAACTGGACCTGTGGACATACAGCATTAGCATCACCTTATGCTTGGgagcttgctagaaatgcagaatctcctAAATCTGAAGCTGCATTGTTTTTGTCAGATCCCTGAGTGATGCATGAGCACAGTCAGATGTGAAAAGCTCCATTCTGGAGGATCTTTACCGACCCTTCCAATGGTCACATTCTGCAGCTGCGCTGTTCAATGCAGTAGCCACTAGTTTCATGTGTCAAAttaattaggctgggcatggtggctcacgcctgtaatctcagcactttgggaggccaaggcaggtggattgcttgagcttaggagtgtgagaccagcctgggcaacatagtgagatcctgtctctgcaaaaaataaaaaataaaaaaattagccaggtatgcaggtgtatgcctgtggtcccagctacttgggaggctgaggtggaaagattgcttgcgcccaggaggcagaggctgcagtgagctgagaccatgccactgtcctccagcctgggtgacagagtgagaccctgtctcaaacaaaaaattaaaaaatcaaagttcaTCCCTCAGTCACAGTAGCCACATGTCAAGTACTCAGTAGGCGCATGAGGCTAGTGGCTACCGTACTGGCTTcacatcatcacagaaagttctgaTGAACAGTGCTATTCTAGAGTCTCAGGGTGTATGTCATGTGGCTGAAAAATCTCTGGCCTGGGTTTGTGAGTGAGGACCTCAGGGTCAACCCATTCCTTCATCTTTGGTCCTTTCTGTGGGTTAGGCACTGAGCAAGGAAGCGGAGCTACAACCAAGAGAGGACGCTGCTGCCATCGTTATCCAGGGCAGCGGGTCTTGATTCCCACATCACAGCCTGCTGTGCGCCCTGACCACGTGGAGCTATAAGAAATAGTACTTTCTGGGCCTCGCTGCTGGAGGTTTGGATTGGGCGTGGGAAtccctaggtgattctgatgccgGCACTGGGAAGGCCCAGGTCCAGCATGAGACACTGCATGGAAGTGCCACACCTTAGAAGGGTGTCAGAGGCCCACCGAGCAGAGGAAGTGACATCTGGGGAAAGCCTTGCAGGCACTTCCACGGAGACTCGAAGAACAATAAGGGCAGTGCTCTGCATGGATATCTCATTTAATAAGACTCTGAAGTAGGTACTACTATTGCCTCCATTTacattgaggaaactgaggcccagaaaggctaATCCATTTCCCCAAAGCCTCACAGGCGAGTAAGAGGCAGAGCTAGGATCCGAACCCAAGCACCCAGACCTCTGAATCTGAGATCTTAACCATTACAATGACTGGGGCGTGGGAAAGGCCCCCGCCCCCCAAAGACAGCTTGCCACCACTGCCCAGCCTACCTGTAACCCCAGGGAGACAGGCTTCTCTTGTTGGACATCCACAGCTGCAAGTTGACCTCACACTTCCTCTTGGCCAGCTCCGAGCTGTTCCTCAGCTGGGCCACCATCTCCTCAATGTTCCTCTCATACTCTTCCATGCGGGCGTACGGTTTCACCCGTGACACCAGGTCCAGTGGCACCTGGTGAGGGCCAGGGGCCAGCGGCCCAGACCGCCCTTGCCCCTTCCTCTTGCTTTTGGTGCTCCTGGGCTGGCCCAGCCCCAGGAAGATGGAAATGGTAAGAAGGAACAGCTGGGGAGGAAAGCCACAGGTCAAAGGTGGGAGAGCCAAGTCTCTTTCTGGGCCAAGACTTGGGATCCATGGTCCTTTCCCATTGCTCTTAGgggtctcccaggctcaagtctgACTCTGCCCACCATCCCCCAGCTCTCCCTCCTCAGATTACCCCGTTTCCTCTCTCTTGTGTGCTCCAGCCTCTGGTCTTCTCTCAATCTTACTCTCAGCATGCTCCCTCCTGCCACACGGACTTTGCACTGCCTCTGCCTGCAGCATTCTGCCTCTTCACCTCCTGGACACCTTCCCACCCCTCGTGTGTCAGCTTCAGCGCCGCTTTCTTAGGGATGTCTCTGGACTTTCTTGGGCTCTCATAACCCACACGCCTCTTGCATGACTTCAGTCTTATAGTTTGTATGTACGATTCTTTTATGTGTCTGCCCCCAACTCAGCATGGACTCCGTGGGGGCATGTGTCTGTTTCCACACACTGTCATATCCCCCGTGTCTGCGTGGTACATTCAGTGAACACTCGCTGAGTAAATGAATGGCTGTCCCCATCGCTGCCCTTCTGTCATTTATGTCTGAGAAGGAAGACAGTGAACAAGAAGACAAACACTCAGGTCTCACTAGCGACAAGTCCAGGATGGGCCCGTTCAGGGTGTGGCTGGAGAAGAGTGGGGCCTCCTGCTTAGCTGTGCTGGGACAATGGCCTGGGAAACTTTTCTGGGTAAGGGACTTGTCAGGTGAGGCATGGCAGGCATGGGCTGAGGGAGTTGAAGTATTAcaggggtgggaggggtgggTTGGGGGAAGATGAGAGAGGAGGTTTGAACTGGTTAAGAACTTTGctgaggctaggcacagtggcttacgcctgtaatcccagcactttgggaggccgaggcaggtggattacaaggtcaggagatcgagaccatcctggctaacacggtgaaactctgtctctactaaaaatacaaaaacactagccaggcgtggtggcgggtgcctgtagtcccagctactcgggaggctgaggcgtgaatggtgtgaacctgggaggcggagcttgcagtgagcagagattgcgccactgcactccagcctgggcgacagagcgagactccgtctagagagaaggaaggaagggagggagggagggagggaggaaggaaggaaggaaggagaaaggaaagaaagaaagaaagaaaagaaagaaaaagaaaaagagagaaagaaaaaagagaaagggaaaagagaaagaaagaaaaaagaaaaggaaagaaagaaaaagagagagaaagaaaacctttGCTGAATGGAATGGAATGTTGATTAGGAGTGAGTGGGAGGAAGAGATGAGATGAAGTTGGGAAGATGGGCAAGTTGTGGGCTAAGGACGTCCTGTCCACCTGCACTGCCCTCCTCCCCTGAGCCTTCCCTCTTCCAGTCATCCCCCAAGCCCtcctcacacatacacaccccacccATTGCCATCCACTTCTCCCTCCCAGCACCAGAGCATCAGGAAAGCCTTTGGCTCACAAGGAAGAGGACTCAGGCCCGGCAGAACCCAGACTCCCCAGGAATCCAGAGAGAGAAGGGACAGTGCCTGCGTGTGAGACAGAGGTCCCAGGATGGAGGCACCTCTGACTCCTCCTAAATTGAGATAGGCTCCATATGTTCCCTCTATGCCTCAGCTCACAGCCCCACAGCCCTATGGCCCATGCCTGCTTTATCCAGGCTACCCAGCAAGTCTTGACTCTAGGAAACAAGTTTCAGCAGAGCCCCTCTTAGCAGAGGTATTTGCTGGCACAAAATCTGCAACAGAGATTCCAGTTGCTAAATTCTTCCTTTTTGGTCCTAGATTCTAGTGCAGAAAAAATGTCTCCCTAACAATAGGCTCTCTCATCAGAGTTTCTCACAGGGCATTCTTAAACTCTGGCTCTCCACTCGGAGAAACATTCAATAGAATCAAAGTCCCCCTCCCTCACTCTCCAGATGGGACTCTGAGAAATAgaaggacttgcccaaggtcacacagccaggaccTCAGAAGCCAGGTCTGTTTGGAAAAACCCCGCTGACTGAGTTTGCCGGGATCTCCCCAGACACCTCTGGTCTGAAAAGGCTTCAGTGTGCCCCAGCTGAGCCCCGTTCAGGAGCCTGCACTGCTGGCCATGGCTACAGTGACCAGTCTCTGTTTCTTTCTAGTCCTGGGGGAGAAGACAGAGAAGTTGCCTCTGCAGATTCCAAACCAAACAGAGGCAGCCATTAatcaataggaaagaaaaactgaCATATTCGGGCTCTAAAAAGGGGTGGGGGTGCGGCAGGGAAGCTCCACATACCAGGTTGTGAGGCCAGTCCATTCCGCCAAGCGGCAAGGTCAGCCTGCAGCTGCTGCCCGCCCGGAACCCCAGATGCCGCCGAGAAAATGGCAGCAGCAGGATGGAGCGAAGCAATTATAGCTCAACTGGGGGCTGCTGGGGGAGTGAGTGGGTGGGCTCGTCATCAGCTGGGAGCCTTGGGCCCCCAGCTGGCTGAGCCTAGCGCAGTGGCAGACAGTGAGGGGCGTGGGGGCAGGCCAGGAGCTGGGCTGAGGTGCCCAGGGGCTGTTGACCGAGGGACAATGCCCTGTGTGTCTGGTGGGGCTCTGGCTGGTGGCACCTCCGCCTGTGGCCTACGGCTGGCCGCCCAGCCAGCACCCACAGGGCCAGCTAAGACAATCAGCTTCGTTTGCTTTGGGGATGGCAAGGGGTTGAGGGTGGAGGAGGGATGGGCCGTTGGTTGGTCAGGAGAGCAAATGTTCTCAAATTGTGCTGGCCAGAAGCGGGACACAGGCCCCATCTCCCAGGGAAACAGCCTCaggcactccagcctctgccggCCCCAGGTGAGTTCAGCAGCCCTAGGAGACCAAAGCCCAGCCCCTCTAGATCACagtcagggaaactgaggctggagccagaAAGAGACTTGTCACTATTAACAGTGAGTTAGAGGTGTCAGAGCTGTTATTCCCACCCTGTTCCCATCCAGGGTTCTATCCACCACCCCATGTTGTTTTTCTTGGGGTATTTTCTGCACAATTTCAGCCTGCTGTGAACATATTTCTGAAGCTGTATGCCCTCACTCAGGCCAAGCTTCAGATCCATGAGGACTTATGGCTGACTATTCTGGCCTTCCTGACACAGCACTCTCCCTCCTGGGGTGTTCTCCACTCTCAGAGCCTGTGTGGCTACATGTGAGCTTCACTGTCAGCCACAGttccctcctctgtaaaatggtggGTGTACCCAGAAATAGAAGGTGGCCTGGCCCATTCCCTCCTGaaatctttctgagcctcagttcccacCTCTCTAGAATGGGAAGAATCATGGCACCCTCTTAAAGCTGctagaaggaatgaaggaaataaCCTATGTTAAATAGCCGGCAACAGTACCTAgcgcatagtaagtgctcaataaacacttaGCTGTTTATTATAgagattattataaaataattgtataatgATTATTATAAACATTAGCTGTTCTAATTAGCATTAGAGGTAGCATGGTTCTCATTTCTCTACTGACTCTCCCTTCAACCCCCTCAGGCCCACCCTCCTGGCTGCTGAGAGAGGTCTAGGCCTCCAAGACTCAGGCCACAAGTTTGTGAGGTCAGATGACCCCAGGGTCAAAGGTCCTGGAATCACATGCTCAACTGACCAGCTCCTCTGGCCAGTGTCTCTCACCTCAAGTGAACAGCCCAGCCCGTGAGCGGGCACATCCACCCAGGGAGGTAGGAATGGCGGGAGGGAATGTGAGGAGGACAGAGGAGGGGTATTGTGAACAGAGACTGAGGATGGCCCTGTCGTGCTGAGGGCCGGTCTTGGCCATTTACAGGAATCGTCTGAGGGGAAGAACGCAGGGTGAGAGGCGCTCCTGAATGTCACAAGATTAATCTGTCCGGGGCAGGCTTCCACAGCATAACTGAGACGCTGGCTGGGGCTTCGAGCATGAGAGATGCCACCATATTTGGTCAAATACTAGATAGGGCTCTATTCTATCGTTGGAAACTCCAGAGGGAGGGGGACTCTGAAAATACCTCCTCAGGCAACAAGGGCCCCGCCCCCACCGCAGGCTGTCCCGGCCCCAGCCCCATCGGCGGGGCAGCCTGGCTGTGTTCTGCGCTGGCTCTCTGCACGCGTTCTGCTGTTGCTAGCAGTGGGGTCCCACAGACATGCAACTGGGGTGACCCTCCCATATCCACAGAACAGTGGCAAATTAAAAGATGGATCCTGGGGTATGGGAGACCCCTGAAACCAACACATTCTCCTTACCTGCTGGCAATACACACCCTTCACTTCTGCCTCCTCAAGCCAGGACTTACTTGTCAGCTTCCCCGGCTCCAGCTGCAGAGCTTGTACTTGAGATTTCAGGCTCCCGGCCCCAGAGATGCTGAAGTAGCGGCGCAAAAATCTGCATCTTAGCACGAGCCCAGTCTGAGCGACACGGGTCCTCACCCATCATCtggccccctcctcccacccattTCACTGCAAGGAGACTTGGGTAAGGGAGGGTCCTACCCCAGCTCGCACAGTGCGATTGTGCCAGAGCTGGGAGCAGAACTCCGTCTCCTAAGTCATTCATTGCTCTTCCTTCAGACTTTATACAAACAGCTCCGAGCCAGGCTGGGCCTCCTTGCTGGTCTGGCAGAGACCAAAGAGCCAGGCCAGTCCTTGTGGGGGCCCCAGATATCCTTCACAGTGGGGAGGGGAGCTTTGGGGTTTCCTGGCAGATGCTGTGAGGAGTCAGGCATGGGCCCAGCAACAGTCATTGGTTTTCCCATTCCTGGCCATCTGAGACCAGGAGGGAGACCCTTTCTTCCAGCCTTGGTTTCTAGAAACCCCTGGAGGGTCATCTGCCCTTCTCGATGTCCTGAGTGTGCACCCAAGCAGGCTTGTGGTACCCAGCCCCAGGACTCAGTGCCAGGCCTGAGAGGGAGGCCCAGGAACTAGGCTTCCGGGGCTCCCACCCCACAAGCGAGGCTGGGGTCCTTGGGTCTTTACACGCAGAGGGTGGCCATCACACGTGAATGAAGGACTGGGCAGATGAGCTACAGGGGAAGGAGCAGTGGGTGGCCAATGTCTCACTCAGAGCCCTCTACGGCAGGCCCCGTCAGGAACAGTGCTGCACTCACCAGCAGGTGGCGCCACTAGAAAGCCAGCCAACCCTGAAAAATGTGCCGACCCTGAGGGAACTTGCACTCTGCCACCTCTTTCTCCAGGAGCGGCCCGGGACCGAGAATGAGGGGATGGGGCGAGTGGGTGGGGCCCTGCGCCTGTGCCTGGCTTCCAGAGTGACCCTTTTGTTGATGAGGACCAGAGCCTAGGAGACATCAGAGCCAGCCAGGAATGACACAGCCGGCCAGGAGTCGGGTGGGGGCTTCTGTCTGCTCAGTGAGTGATTGCCTTTACTTTGAGcagctgctgtgtgccaggcctcAGGCATTTGGCACCTGGACACcttaatttacagaaaataacagtaacaataataGCTGCTGCTTAATATCCACTTACTGACTGCCAGGCCCTAAGCTAAATCCTTCATGAAATCCTCCAAATAACACTGGGTGAGGTTCTAGTTTTATTCTGaattacagatggggaaactgaggctcagagtggttaGTCACTTGCCCACAGTCACAGAAGATTCACAGCAAGTTTGTCTGACTCCTGCACACACTGCTCCCTGCGGTGGGGTAAGGAGAGGGG
This DNA window, taken from Macaca fascicularis isolate 582-1 chromosome 6, T2T-MFA8v1.1, encodes the following:
- the IL17B gene encoding interleukin-17B isoform X2 yields the protein MEEYERNIEEMVAQLRNSSELAKRKCEVNLQLWMSNKRSLSPWGYSINHDPSRIPADLPEARCLCLGCVNPFTMQEDRSMVSVPVFSQVPVRRRLCPPPPRTGPCRQRAVMETIAVGCTCIF
- the IL17B gene encoding interleukin-17B isoform X1, which gives rise to MDWPHNLLFLLTISIFLGLGQPRSTKSKRKGQGRSGPLAPGPHQVPLDLVSRVKPYARMEEYERNIEEMVAQLRNSSELAKRKCEVNLQLWMSNKRSLSPWGYSINHDPSRIPADLPEARCLCLGCVNPFTMQEDRSMVSVPVFSQVPVRRRLCPPPPRTGPCRQRAVMETIAVGCTCIF